GCTATGTCCGTTGCTATATAGTTCAGTTGGCGTAAACCGTCGTGATCAGTAAGGAAGGTCGCAATGAAAGACCCAGTCTTGTTCTCTGCCTGGGGTAAGAATTGTCAATTAAGTTTCTTATGCCCTTCAAGTCGTGGGTTCTGATTCAAACAGCGGAGAGAAGACACCCCCTTGGTAAGTCTTGTCTTTACAAAGATGTATGCAGACACTACCGTACCGACGTGAATTGTGGAGTGATGCCCGATTTTACACGACACATCAAGACGAACCGGTATTAACTTTCTAGGTGAATTGATTCTCTGTGACATGGCTTAGTTGCATCGCATATTGGGACTAAAGCTCATACACGAAATCAAGGGGTAGTTGCCGTAACTTCGGCATCAGGAGTGCCAAGAGGCCAGTCAGTTTTCTCGAAACACCCCCCTTATCTTGAGGGCTAAAATTAGAAGATTCCTTAGCAAAAGCCAATGATGATCCCCCAATATACTTCATGGCTGTCGATACGTGCCAGTTTATTTTTATCGTAGGCAGTTTCTGTAACAAGCCTACGGTCATAAGCAATATTCCATCCTCTGGTTTAGTGTCGGCATCAGcttttctctgcctcttccacaGCATCATTAGATTCATGACTATATGATCAGCTGTCACTATGCAGCTGTATTAAGGTTTTGTCCATTGTTCAGAATAGTCaataataaaaacaaagacatATTATATTAGATCTAATCAGGTGGTCGCGGACGCGGACGCTTCACTACTGTCGATGTCTGTGACCTTGTCTACTTTGAAGTGTTTTAATGGCAACCTCAAGCCTCTTGAAGCTTACCAAGGCTGAAGGACTATTGTCAGGGATAAGTTGGGCTCGGTAGACGAAACCGGCGACTTAAGCCTTACCGGAAAATCGACGGCATATGGAGGCACAGGGCACGGCGTTTCCTGGGAACGGACTTTTGCAGGATATCTACATCTGTTCTTCATGCAACACTACTTCAATGGTGCTGATACGATACGTGGACGCACTCTAACTCTTCAAACACGGCCTGGTTGTCAGCTTCGTCATTGCTGACCAGGAAGTCGCAACATGGCATGGCATCCGCAGACAGGGTGCTTTTCCTTCAACCACTGGTTTGTTTAGCCTATGTATCGGATAAGATCAAAAGACGACTCATAGATGCTTTAAATAGTCATGAAAGTTGTATCTCCGTCAGGAGACCAGCTGATATCTCAGCCGCTCTGATGCGCAGCTAAGCGCATAGCCCCGCCTCTGCAGAGCCGcttcaatctccatctctgtTTCTCCGCATTCAGTTTAATGAACTCGCAAGTCGTTTCACTGGCGTTTGTGAGTCATTGATGGGCAGGAATAGCGCTGAGTGGCGAAGGGGAAGGCATTACAAGCACTGAAGATCTTGATGAGTACAAAGACGCCAGAGAGTGGCGTGACTGAACCATTacaaagagaaggagaataAACCACAACCACCTTGGAGAATATGGTGAACTAAGCTAAGATTATCTGTTTCAGAATAAAACCTATCGTGGAGACAGGAAAACAGTGATACGCGATTCGGACGAAGCGATTCGGACGAAACTACCTATGTATTCGGACGAAACTATCAGACGGAAAAATTAATTCCGAAAATAACAGTCAGCTAGTAACAAGACGGAACAAAGGAGCTAAAGTATCTCTAGAGTGGTTATCTAAACGGCTGCCTAGTTATACGAGGCGGAACGTGCTGAACGACGATAATTTTGGCTGCGGAGTTCGGCCAACAACAGCACAGGACAGCACAGGGGGGTTCGTCGTCTTCGACGTATATTTCGATCTAATAGCTAGAAGTGATGATGGCAGATGAGGGGCGAGGATAGATAGAAATCATCTTTAAACTATCTGAATACCAATACTATTAGATATTAGAACTAAGTAGAAAATATTCTGTTCGTACGCTATCTTCTTCCATCCCTACAAAAGGATTCAACTATCCAGCTTCTATTTCTAGAACGCGATACTCCATTCGTTCCTTATGCTAGGGTATCAAGGCAACAGATATCGCCAAATTCGTCAAAGCTTTGTCCCATCTATTCTTTTCCGCCTCCGGAAATACATATCGTCGAACCCACCTCGCGAGTTCCGCCATGGCATTCATTCGTATTACCGGTCATATCTCGCAAGTCAGCTAAGCCAAACACGATTCCCCACCGGCGTCTTAACCGGGAAGACGGACATGCAGAAATTCTCCGGATGGCTAGTCACGTCTAGCTCGGCAGCGTGTTCCTATGGAACACTGATCGCCAGTAGGGGTGTCAGAGTCAGAAAATGGCGAGAAAACTCAGCCTTAAGAGAGGCTGACTTTCAAGGCTGATCCTTTATAGTTGAGTCCTCATATCCAGCAGTGACTGCCCTTAGTGGGCCGCTGCAACTTATCATGGTGTTTTGCATGATGATTGGTGAAAACAAACAGATGATATTTGCTACAGCCGGCAAAACCCTCGTGTGCATCGAGAAAATTTCGGGATGTGTAATGCAATACAGAAGAGCTATGCGAAGAGCTCCATAACACTTCAGTCACATTTTTACCCGCTCCATGATGCTGATGTGGTAAGCACGATTGAGCTCTGATCATCAATTGATGCGAGAGTTACTGTTTaagcttgtttttttctttctcgatCTAGTAATTCAGTCGCTATTGCGTTGTCAGCAATCACATGCATTAATTTGTCTTgggggctgctgcttcttggcaaaATCTTTTATTCCAACTCACAAAATAATGTTGCTGTGCAAAGTATTCCTTTGCAGTGGAATCTCTTTCCTCCAGACAGATGTTTTCATCGTGTTGAACGGACACAGCCGCCCAGACAAAAAATCACCAATGATCAGATTCATGCAGCATACCACGGCACTACGATAGATTCCAGAGCAACGGTCCGGCCATTTCATCGCCAATTgaggccaaagaagcaaagcagaAGCGCAATATTCAAGTCAAAATACGTCAGGGCATTCGTCATAAACAATTACATTAGATCAGGCAGGCCGCATTATATACATATGCTTTTGTAATTCCGCTTTACGGCTCGCAGACATCAATCGTAAACCCAAATCCTCCTGCTCAAATAAATTTGACATGACCAAAGAACTTTGTAATATGGAAGCTTGCCTGGTCTGGCGGCGACCATCCACCAAGAGTCTGGTTAGGGTAAATCTCGGGGCTAACGACAGTTCGGAAGAAGTTCATCCTCCAAGATGtgcccttggccttgccgaCGTCGACGTTGAAGATGCCCAGAGGAACGGTGACAGTGCTCTTCCAAGTCTTTGCGGGCTTGTTGAGGACCGTCTTCGCGCTGAAGCCGTCCGTAGCGGGATCCGAAACGAAAAAGTGGTCGAAAGGTGCGCCGACCGCGCGATTCTTTGAGGGATTGTAAACAAACGCCTGGTATGTGACGTTGTTGGGGTTGACCTCGAGCTCGACGTATGTCTGAGGGTCTTCGGTGCCCTTGTAAAGGAAGGCCTCCATGACTTCGTACTCCCAGATGTCGTCGTTTGTGCCCTGCGAGGCGTTGAAGAAGTAATTGACTTCGTCGTAGGCAATGAATGAGAGCTCGAGGCTCTTGTCCGTGTAGCACAGGTTGACCTGCGTGAGCGGGAAGGGCGTCAGGTCGGGCACTGACTTGCTGTAGCTAATTGTGCCGACGCGAGGACATGAGGGCACATTGACACTGGGAAGCTTCGAGTAGGTAGCTGAGGCCGTCGCGAggaggccagcagcagcgccgagAGTGAGAA
Above is a genomic segment from Trichoderma breve strain T069 chromosome 6, whole genome shotgun sequence containing:
- a CDS encoding carbohydrate-binding family 9 domain-containing protein, producing the protein MHHHLLTLGAAAGLLATASATYSKLPSVNVPSCPRVGTISYSKSVPDLTPFPLTQVNLCYTDKSLELSFIAYDEVNYFFNASQGTNDDIWEYEVMEAFLYKGTEDPQTYVELEVNPNNVTYQAFVYNPSKNRAVGAPFDHFFVSDPATDGFSAKTVLNKPAKTWKSTVTVPLGIFNVDVGKAKGTSWRMNFFRTVVSPEIYPNQTLGGWSPPDQASFHITKFFGHVKFI